One genomic segment of Oncorhynchus kisutch isolate 150728-3 linkage group LG15, Okis_V2, whole genome shotgun sequence includes these proteins:
- the LOC116353560 gene encoding uncharacterized protein LOC116353560: protein MDTMCGLVIYTVMDTMCGLVIYTVMDTMCGLVIYTLMDTVCGLVIYTVMDTMCGLFIYTVMDTMCGLVIYTVMDTMCGLVIYTIMDTMCGLVIYTVMDTMCGLVIYTVMDTMCGLVIYTLMDTMCGLVIYTIMDTMCGLVIYTVLDTMCGLVIYTVLDTMCGLVIYTVMDTMCGLVIYTVMDTMCGLVIYTVIDTMCGLVIYTVMDTMCGLVIYTVMDTMCGLVIYTLMDTMCGLVIYTVMDTMCGLVIYTVMDTMCGLVIYTVMDTMCGLVIYTVMDTMCGLVIYTVMDTMCGLVIYTVMDTMCGLVIYTVMDTMCGLVIYTVMDTMCGLVIYTVMDTMCGLVIYTVMDTMCGLVIYTVIDAMCGLVIYPGIVLS, encoded by the coding sequence ATGGACACCATGTGTGGGTTGGTTATCTATACTGTCATGGACACCATGTGTGGGTTGGTTATCTATACTGTCATGGACACCATGTGTGGGTTGGTTATCTATACTCTCATGGACACCGTGTGTGGGTTGGTTATCTATACTGTCATGGACACCATGTGTGGGTTGTTTATCTATACTGTCATGGACACCATGTGTGGGTTGGTTATCTATACTGTCATGGACACCATGTGTGGGTTGGTTATCTATACTATCATGGACACCATGTGTGGGTTGGTTATCTATACTGTCATGGACACCATGTGTGGGTTGGTTATCTATACTGTCATGGACACCATGTGTGGGTTGGTTATCTATACTCTCATGGACACCATGTGTGGGTTGGTTATCTATACTATCATGGACACCATGTGTGGGTTGGTTATCTATACTGTCTTGGACACCATGTGTGGGTTGGTTATCTATACTGTCTTGGACACCATGTGTGGGTTGGTTATCTATACTGTCATGGACACCATGTGTGGGTTGGTTATCTATACTGTCATGGACACCATGTGTGGGTTGGTTATCTATACTGTCATAGACACCATGTGTGGGTTGGTTATCTATACTGTCATGGACACCATGTGTGGGTTGGTTATCTATACTGTCATGGACACCATGTGTGGGTTGGTTATCTATACTCTCATGGACACCATGTGTGGGTTGGTTATCTATACTGTCATGGACACCATGTGTGGGTTGGTTATCTATACTGTCATGGACACCATGTGTGGGTTGGTTATCTATACTGTCATGGACACCATGTGTGGGTTGGTTATCTATACTGTCATGGACACCATGTGTGGGTTGGTTATCTATACTGTCATGGACACCATGTGTGGGTTGGTTATCTATACTGTCATGGACACCATGTGTGGGTTGGTTATCTATACTGTCATGGACACCATGTGTGGGTTGGTTATCTATACTGTCATGGACACCATGTGTGGGTTGGTTATCTATACTGTCATGGACACCATGTGTGGGTTGGTTATCTATACTGTCATGGACACCATGTGTGGGTTGGTTATCTATACTGTCATAGACGCCATGTGTGGGTTGGTTATCTATCCTGGTATTGTGCTCTCATGA